DNA sequence from the Vicia villosa cultivar HV-30 ecotype Madison, WI linkage group LG3, Vvil1.0, whole genome shotgun sequence genome:
ATCTGCACGAAATTCTTGCCACCGACAATCATTTGGGCAGTCGATTATGGCCATTGGAAACCTGTTAGGTTATCTCGTAATGGACCCCCTCCATTGCATTTATTTTTTTCCGATGATGTTCTTCTTTTTGCAAAGGTTTCTAACTCCCAAACATGGATCATTTCTGATATCTTGAATCGTTTTTCCATGTTTTCTGGTCTTAAAGTGAATGTTGCTAAATCAAGGTTGTCCTTCTCTGCTACCACTAAGAGGAGTAAAATGGTTTTAATTTTCTCCAGCACAGGTATCAAGCAACTCCTACTATAAAGAAGTAATTGGTTTTTCCTATGGTACACGATCATTTTCAACGCAAGGAATTTGAGTTCCTAGAGAATAAAATTAGCCAGAGGTTAGCATCCTGGCAACATAAATTGTTAAACAAGGTTGGTAGTTTCACTCTAGTAAGGCCGGTCCTGAACTCTATCCCAAATTATTATATGCAAGTGACTTAGCTACCTCAGCCAACTTGTGAGTTTATTGATAAGATGACTAGGATTTTTTTGTGGACCGATAATTCTGACTCTGGTGTGTATCtcgttggataaaataaaatcacTAAGCCCAAAAATCCAGATGATCTTGGGATCCATAAAGCAAGAGAGACTAATACTTCTATGTTGGGTAAAGTGGTTTGGAATTTCCACCAGGATTGTGATTCCCTATGGGTGCAAGCTTTAAAATATAAGTACATAAGTGAGGAATTGTTcctaaatatgaaaaaaaaataggaTAAGTTGCTTGGAATACAATTATGAAAACTCTATTTACTCTTAAAATGACTTTGATTTTAGTTTGGGGGAAGTGAACTCATCTTTTTGGTTTTCAAATTGGTATGGCATCAGGAAACTAGTGGGACATATTCTCTATGTGGATATTCATGACCTGGAAATGCGAGTGAATGGTGTTTACTCGGATGAGAATTGAAACTTTAATTCATTATATAGTAATATTCCTTTGGTTATTTGTGACCGCGTGAAAACGCTTCTCATTTGTTTGAATTCTCTAGTGTCGGGTCGGTTAAGATGGCAAGGAAATTTAGATGGTATCTGTATTGTTCGGGATGGTTATAAATGGCTTAACAAACTAGAATTTGTTCAAAATACAACAAGCAATAACTCTTGGAAGTGGATGTGGTATATTCTAGCTCTTGAGAAGGTGAAATTCTTCTTTTGGACGACTTTACATAAGTCCCTTTCTACGAGATCGATGTTGTGTCATCGTGGTATGCTCCAAAGAAATCTCTGTCCTAGATGCAATCAGGACACAGAGATGCTCTACACTGCTTGAGAGACTGTGAATTTGATACTCGTTTTTAGAAATCTATTGGCTTCTTGGACTCCTTATTCTTTCAAGGAGATATTTTATATGATTGGATTAGATATGACATCAATGATGACTTTATCTTTTTGGCTGTTTGTTGGTGATTGTGGCGCGCTAGGAACAAACTGTGTATTTCGAAGGAAGTGGTATCTTCCTTTATTTTGAAACTCTTCACATTGAATTATGTTAATCTGTTAGCTAAATGTTTTCCCAAGCATAATCAGTATCATCTAATAAGAACGATTACGTGGAATGCACACAAATATAGTAATATGATTTTGAATATTGATGGCAATAGCCTCAGTAAACCTGACATCTCGAGTTTTGGTGGATTAATTTGAAATGCTGATGGTGCTTGGGTTCACGGTTTTGCGGATAATATTGGTTGTTCCAACATCCTTCATGTTGAGTTGATGGCGCTATATCATGGATTACGGATGACCTGAGATTTTGGCATCAAAGACCTGATGTGTTATTATGACTTCAACTCTGCTATCAAACTTATCTCAGAGTCTGTTAATGTTTGACAGCACCATGTCACAATTCTTCATAATATTAAAGAGATACTCTCTAGAGAATGACGAGTTCAAATATTTGTGCTGATTATCTAACAAAATATAAGGATAATGATGATGAGGTACTAATCCTTTATGGGACCTCTGATTGAAATCATCATTCTAGTGcaactttattttttaaataattttttttcttttctaaataattttattattttttaaatgaaaaatgttTATTTTGACATAGTCAAGTGATAGCCACAAAAGTTGTAGATTGATTGCGTTTTACACTAATGCCGACATCAAATACTAAAACTTTATTGTGCACTATTAAACCAAATtagatattattattatagttattttAGATCGATCTTTCATCACCAAAACTTAGTATTACCGTTACTTATTTTGTTCCGCCTCTTCCCTCCAGTCAGTGTTGCAACCAAAGAGCAAACTACTCACTAGCTTTTCCCCTCGTTACGATcagtttttcattcttttttttttcctactAAAACATGTCAAATGAGCCACAAAACCAGGTCTGTTTTCCCTTTTCCCTCTCATTCCTTTTTATCATAATCAATTACTAACAGCAGAAACTTGTCTTAATCTTCACATTTGTCTTAACAACAGGATAAAGAGCAATTCGAGTCTGAAGGACCATCGCCCCTAACCGTTGCTTCCCGGGTATCTATGCTTCTTCTGTCTTCTATTTATTTTCAATTAGGTTTATTCTGCATTTCAAAAAGCTTatcaattttatttgatttacttAGGTTTTTAATTGGCTTCAATCGGTTAGAAAACGTACTTCCAATTACCGCTCCTCCGGTTTCCCTCGCTCTTCTTCCGTACCCTTTTGGTATCTTACtatttctatattttattttattacatcGAGTGTTTAAAAGTATATGGTAGTGAATGCtgaatttgatttttctttggaAATAGAGTGTTGATTTTTTGTTATACATTCAGTATGGTTTCTCAAGTGTTTGGTAACTGATTTAAATTGTGACTAGTTTTGGAGAATCTGCAGAGGATGCAGAAATTGATATGCTTACTGATCAAACTGAAATTAGCGTGTGGGATAGGCTTGGTAAAGCTGAAATGTTGGACATTGAATCGAATTCCTTTTCTTGGGACATGCTCTCTTCACTTCACCATACTGAGCACACCAGTAGCAATGAGCATTCTGAAGATGAAATGAATAGAGCTCTTGAGGTTTCTTGTTTTCTTATGCTCATAATACTGTTTACAAGCACATATAAAGAACAAtatgtctattttatttgatttcaaaCATTTATAAAGAATTATAACTTCTttctttctgttttaatttttgttcCATTTAATTTTGCCTAGGGTTTCCATGTTGTAGCAGCATTatgttaattcatttttttttgtgtcAAGTATATTGCCAATGTAGATATGTTCATATTTTATTCCATGTTCAGTTGTTatgataatcattttattttcttgGCTTTCTGCCTCATTTCATCTCATTTGTGTCCACATAGATGACAGTAAATTCTGGAGGGGTTGTCTTCTTTGCCCTTTTCAATGTCGTGAGCGATGATGCTTCTCCAAAAGAAGCAGCAGCGGTCATAAAGATATCTTCGTCAAGAATGGCAACACAGTCTGAACGACTTGGATATGAATTCGCCAAATGGTTGGGAGTCCAAGCTCCACAGGTTTGACTCAACCTTGACATTTGCAAGTTAGCTTGTAGTTAgtgatatttattttttactttgtaAATTACAGGCTAGAGTCATTCACAATACCAGTACAGAATGGCTCCAAATAAGGGAAGCGGCAGAAAAAGCAAGGGATGCAGCAAGTTGTgagagtgatgttattggtgaaaCGACCTGTTCGGAACTTTTGGAAGCACTAGAGCTTAGTCGGTGTCTCTTGTTTATGAGGTACAATTCAAATATAGTTTTTATATGATAAGATTTTAAACATGAAAATTGAAAACAGTTATTTTGCTGTGAATTATTATTTTCATGTTAACTTTTGATATTTATTCTAATGATTCATGATCTTTTTGTAGTTATGTACATGGCTCACCTTTACTTGAAAGCTCTAGCGCGTTTGAATCAAGGGATTCTGCAGAAAGAACGTCAGCCGCGCTTGGCAGGGTAATGATGCTAGATCTTGTTATTAGAAATGAAGATAGACTCCCATGCCCTCAACTTAGATGGCGTGGGAACCCTGCCAATTTGTTATTGGCTGAAAAAGCAATCCCTTCAAATTTAGATACAAAAGAAGAAAGTGTTGATTTGGTAATGAACCGGTCCAGGGTAGTTGGGACGCTGCAGAAAAAGAAAAGGTCCACTTCAAGATCATGTTCTCATAATAATGAAATAAGATCACAAGGCTCTCCTCTTTCACATATAAGAGAATCATCTGATGACATGTGCCTTAAAAGTCAAACGTCTACTGGCTCCAACATTGTGGCTATTGACTCTGGTGTTCCTCGTCGACCTCCTGCTATAAAACGTGCAGATGATCAGGTAAGTTATCCTAAGTTGGTTGAGTTAGTACTGAATAGCTCTGAGTTTTCCTCTTGCCTCTTACATGATATAACCGGAGGGAAATTAGGAAGTCCTCCCTTAGAAGACATAAATTTAACCCTTGACATACAAGGGACTGATGTAACATCAATAGTTCACGAGTTCCGTTGTGGTTTTCGTGCTGCTCTTAGGGATCTGCAAGGATTTCATATATTCCTACTTACACTCCATCAAAAACTTGATAACTTGTTACGATCATTTAATAATACTATAAGCAAAATATCACTGGGGGAGTCTGAAAAGGAAGATTCTCCTTCACCTGCTACTGGTTGTTGTCTCTCTCCAACAAGAAAAGAGAGATTTTCTAATGATAGCCATCAAGATTTTAGTGATTCAGATTCACAGAGATCTGCTCCAAGGGCATTGTCATCTTCAGGCAATAGGAATTTTTGCGACTCGGCTTCTCCTATGTCAAGAGAAGGTTGCCATGGAAAATCCTCCAAAGGGAGTCTGGAGCCATTGCACGATTCTCATTTTACAGCTAAGCTTCGAGACTTCCATAAATTTGCCAAGGTTCGTCTCTAGGTAGTATACCAGGCTGTACTCGTACAATGCCTTGCTTTTGCCACCCATTGCTTTAGTGccttgttttcttttttatttatttatactgTTATTGTGGaaaataaactgatttataaCAAGTCAGTATTATcaacaaaattaattattatggACAGTGGGTTGGATGTGTTATTTGTTGGCTTCCGTTTTTGAATGAAAGCATGAATTCTGGGAAAATTGTTACTGCTTTCTTATTCTGGAGAAACACATTACTCTTACCTTTTGCTCTTGCTGTTTCCCTAATCTTCGATTGATGTGGTGTCTTTACACTGCAacctatttttttttctcttgtcTTATACTCTATCATACTTTCTAGGTTGATGCAGAATCTTATAAAGAATTGGAACACTGGAATGAAATGCTTAAAAGTGATGCTATCAAGTTATGCCAGGAGAACAATTTCAATTCAGGATTTTTTGAGGGAAGTGATAGCAACACTGTTGTTGATGCATATGAATTGAAGGTATCTTCTGAGTTTAAACTATTAAGCAGAATTATTGAAGTCAATTCATTCATAGAGGATATATATTCATATTAAGTATTTACTACATTAACTTTCAGATCAGACTTGAGCATATCCTTGAAAGGATTGCATTGATATCTGAGGCTGCAAATACAGAGAGACCTTCTGCTATTACAAATTGTTTGTTCATCGGTGGTGCGCTATCTGCAAGATCTATATACACAATGCAACACTTGGGAATCACTCATATCTTGTGTTTGTGTACTAATGAAATTGGACAATCAGATTCTCAATTTCCGGATCTTTTCACCtacaaaaatttctttgtaagtcttgtcatttttctattttttaactgTCCCTCCCCCGGCTTATTCTACTGATGTATTTGTAAAGGTTTTTGCGTGAGATTTGGTTTACCTCCTTGAAGacttgtttatattatttattcacTCTCTTCTAGGATTAATATAGTTTTTTATTGGAGTTGAACTTTTATTCATTGCTCAAACTATCAAACTTTTGATCAATGGATCACATAAAGGCTATCATAATTCATACCATGTCTATAGACAACGATCCCGAATACTCGAGATGTTAGGTGCAATATGTTTGATGACTGAGTCTATGGGCCCATCTTATCTCACTCAAGCACAGTTTCTAGAAGTATATAGATACTGAGGGAAATAAAGTTGGTTAGCATTCTCCCCGGCTTTAGGGGGTTTCTTATTATAAAAGAGAGGGATGGCGGAGTGAGTAATGCATTGAAAAAAATAGTGTGTCAGTTAGGAGAGTCTGGTTAGGAGCAGGTAGGAGTTCTAGGACTCTGGTTTATCTCTTTTACTTTCGGATTTTACTCCCCTGTAAGAGCTTGTTCAACATTTAGATACTAATAAATTCCATTTCATTACCTTCAAAAATTGAGTTCTAACACGCCACATCTCTCTACTATAGTATGTGGATTAGCCTTAACATAAATGGTTTTTTTCTCActgaaactttggtttttgatAAATGATTCTCTACTTTAGTCTGATGACTTTAAGTTAATAATGTTGCCAATTCTCTTCCTTACAATACAGGGTTTGGTTTTTTTCTTACTCAACTCTGTAGCTTATTCCTTTCCTTATTTTTTGCATAAAAAACATTATGGATATACTATGGCCAAATTTATATTTCTCACCTTTTCCACTGTTCTCTTTTCTATACGATCAGTTTTGAATTTTGATCTCCTTTGGCTTATATAGTATTTATTTGTTACGGTTGGACACATATGTAATGCATTTACTGATACTAtccagtatatattatttaaggCCCATTTGTTTCAGTTTTTCATGTAAAAGTCACTTTCATTTTCTGCagaacaaactttaaaaaaaaattctagctATTTGTTTCAGTTTTTCATGTAAAAGTCACTTTCATTTTGAGCAGAACCAACTTTAAAGTTTTTGTATAGCATTTGTTTAagctttttaaaagaaaaaaaaataaaagatttctgactattttataaaaaactaCTTTGAGTGGCTTCatatttcttttcacttttctgtTTCAACAGGTATGTGACACTGAGAATTCTAACATCAGCCTCTTATTTGAAGAAGCTTGTGATTTTATAGAAGATGTCGAGAGAACAGGTCAGGGAATTCTAGTTcattgtttcgaaggaaaaagcaGAAGTGTCACTGTAGTCCTTGCTTACTTGATGCTAAGAAAGTAAGTAAACCTATAAATACAATATTGCATAAAGTTAAAAGTAATATTTTTTTGGAGGCACACCTCGATAACCATATCAATGCAATTATAACTAAATAGTTCAATCTTGATGACAAATTATGCTACTTATTTTTATTGTTAGATAAAATAAAGCCATCTTAAATTTATAAGCCATCTTAAATTTATCTTCCTTCATAGTAATAGTTAAGAGTATCAAGTAACTACATTTGCGATGTGATGCAGGAGTTTCACATTACTAGAAGCATGGAATGCTATGAAAAAAGTTCACCGTCGAGCACAGCCGAACGACGGTTTTGGAAAGATTTTACAGGAACTGGATCAAAAACTCCATGGGAAGGTTTCAATGGAGTGGCGGAGGCGGAGACCAACAATGAAAGTTTGTCCTATATGTGGTAAGAATGCTGGACTTAGTAGCAGCTCACTTAAGCTCCATCTTCAGAAATCACATAAAAGACTATCATCCGGAAGTGTAGATAGTGCCATGACAATGGAAATCCAAAAGGCATTAACCACTTTGAATATTAGCCGTGGCGGGAGTGTGAGCCCAACACACAGGCTATCTCATTCAATGacagattaatataatttttctcGCAAACTTTAAAgcataagtgattataaaatggTGAAATACATGTGCGGGATATGTATGCGGCGGTACCATACATTACTCGTGGttctttattttcttattattattgatCAAATCTACCTTAAGTAATTAGCTGTTATGAGCATCCGAGTATATGTTGATATTTAGGATCAATTTAAAAGTTTGGAGACAgttttaaaagaaagaaataaaaaatctGTATTACTGTTTTTAGAGAAACTTTTTGTGAaaaaatatattactttattCTTCAATGAAAAAATTTGTCATTGAAGAATAAATGAGATAGAAATAAAATCGGTATacatcatattaaaaaaaaattaaataataactaattaatgtttttaatatatatataaatcggtatacatcatatatatatatatatatatatatatatatatatatatatatatatatatatatatatatataaagtttcaCATTGAACAATATATGAcatgaacatgtgcttataagtggggtaATCCTCACCCTATTAATCAGTTTTGTAGGGTGTAATTAGCCAAATCACATTTCTTAAAAAAAGCAAAGATGGTATAGATTAGAGAAATTTATAATAGATAAggattattctttttaataattagtttacaTATTAcgtttttatttcatatttatgaattaaaatgtaaaatTGTAGATTTTATGTTATTTCATAAGTATGGGTTTTGGTACCTCAAAGGATGCGATTGTAGTTTAGTtggttattctgattctgattttgtCAATCGGATAGGAAGAGCACTAATGGAACTTGCCActtatcttttaaatttttagctagttggcatagcaagaagcAAGACTCTGTTGTCTTGTCAACTGCTGAGGAGGAATACAtcgcagcgggtagttgttgcaCTCAAATTTTATGCTTAAACAACAATTACTTGATTTCGACATAAGACTTCAACATATTCTGATAATGTGCGATAATACTAGTGCTATTAACCTAACTAAAAATCGTGTACTAAACATACTGAGATACGTCACCATTTTCTACGTGATCATGTTGAAAAAGGAATGTCGTttttgagcatgttgatagcaaaaatcaacttgccgatattttcaaaaaacctcTTGCGACTGAGCCGTTTGTCAATATTAGTCGGGAATTACGCATTCTCAATATCTCAAATTTTGCCTAAATATTTTGATGCATGCATTCtcttcaaaattattttaaccttCGTTCGAAAGTTCTATTTCATTTGAGTGCATCCTTCATTTCTCATTTGAGTGCATCATTCATTTCTCATCCGATGAGGTAATATCGTCTCACTTATTTCTTTGGATATTGAAAGTTCTTTGTCTGGAGCAGTAGCAGTCTTGGAGTCAGCAGTGTTCTTTGAGTTCTTCGTACGATATCCAGATGGGAAACTGTGCTTGAAATAGCAGTTGTCAATGGTATGGTTGGTCTTGCTACGATTGGTGCAAATCATAGGGGTTTTGGAAGGAGTTTTCCTTTTAACCTTGTTGGTAGTATTGGCATATGGAATTGCAGGAGTTGCGGAAGAAACAGATGGGGATGGTATTTGTTGTTGTGCTATCAAGGAGTAAACCTTGCTGATATTAGGAAGAGGGTCAAGAAGCAATATTTGGGTACGAATATTGTGGTAATTGTCATTCAGACCTTTGAGAAAGCAAGAAACGTACTCCATATGTTTGTAATTGGGCACAGCTTTTGCTAAATCACATGTGCAGGGTGTAGGGCATGAACATGAAGGTGTGGGTCGTAAATCCTCGAGCTCATCCCATAGAATTTTGAGATTAGTGAAGTATGTAGATAAGGATTGATCTCCTTGTTGAATTGAATGTAAATCGCGTAAGAGATCGGAAAATCGAAAGTGATTACCTTTCGTAAATCTTTCTCTGAGATCTTCCCAGAGGTCGAAAGCAAAGTTGAAGTAGATGGTGCTTTGTGCAATATGTGGAGAAAGCGTGCGATTGATCCAAGAAAGAACCATGATGTTGGCGCGATCCCAAAGTTCAAAATCGGGATCGGTGGAAGAGGGTTTGGAAAGACCGCCGTTGATGAAGGAAAGTTTGTTCTTGGAGGTCAAAGCACGGCGCATGGATTTACTCCAATTATGGTAGTTGTTATCAAGGGGAGGTGCAACAATGGTAGCACCTGGATTTTTTCTAGGATGAAGGTAATAGGGGTTTCTTGGATTCAAGCTAGGGTCATCAGATTTGTGTTTGGGTTCAGAGGTTTTGGGGTCAGGGGTTTTTGGTTGTTCTTCATCAGAAGAAGCCATGAaaggttaagaagaaagaaagaaggagaGTTATGCAGAAGGTGGAGAAGGAATGGGTTGTTTTGTTTTGGTCACTGATACCAAATTACATGTAAATGCATTGatgtgaagaaaaagaagccaTGTTGGCGGCAGAAATTTGATTCAAAATGATAAAGATAAAGTGTAGTACTAAGAGGTCTAAGTGGGCTATATAGACATGAGAGGCATAAAGCCCGCTTATCTAGCTAAGGCCCAATAGACTAATGTACAAATATCCAATAGAATCTAATAGGAGTAGCGGTAACCAGAGGATCAAATTGTATGTATTGGGTTACTTGATCGAGCTCTAGATCAAGGGAAGGGAAGAATAtaggatcaacatcaaacatatgGTTGAGATGGTTGGATAGCTATTTCTCTCTTGTAAACAACAAtttgtaaattttaattttattatattaattccgTTTGAAATTGGGGGTAGACGTACTCATAGCAAAGCTGATtggggaactgcctaaacaaatctctctctctctctctctatctctctctctttctctctctctctctctctcattgcaAATTGTGGATTCGATTGTGCAATCTGTACATTGAGataatttctttttcaaatatTACAAACTGTTTTGCTGAGTTGATTGCAATCTATAAGATAGCAATTGAATTTTCATATcaataaaatcaaagaaaaatctgAATAGAATTGATTGCACACCAAGTGTTCGACAAATTGCTTAAGTtaagtttttgtttaatattttattgGAACGTGATTATCATTGTGAGattttatttaaacattattgttgaaaatatattgattaattttCTCATCAATCGAATATATTATATATGATTTGACGCAtatctgattttttttataacgGTTCGGGATAGACAATTGGTGATTCTGAAGTATTTCCGCTTGCCATAGTTAAAcagatttttaaaaaagaaaatttcgtTTGCGacctattcaccccctctagatcgtAGCCTATCGTATACCAGATGAAGTTATCAATGTTATTAGTATCCCTTTATCTGGAAGACAACCTGATGATAGAATCATTTGGCATCATGAGAAGAATGAAGAGTATTCGGTTAGATCAACCTATCGGTGCTTGAGTATCGAGAGAGCTAGTTTTAGATCTGGACCTTCAGTTGTTTCAACTGATAACTTGTGGAAGTGGAATGCCCCAATCCAAAACAGAGTAAAAGAATTTTTAAGGAGGGAGGTTAAAAAACATTCCTATAAAAGTAAATCTTCAAAAGAAAGGTCTGACTTTAGATACTAGTTGCCTCTTCTGTCACTCAACTTTAAATCCGCAGAACACCTTCTACTTTACTGTCATTTTGCAAAACAAGTTTGGTTTTCCTCTGATCTTGGATGTCGTATTCCACCAGGCACGGATGTCCATGTTTGGATTGATAATTGCTTACATGCCAATGATACATTTAGTGTTCAATTGAGTTGCTATACAATGTGGCAGATTTGGGAGGTTTGaaacaaattaattttcaaataGATGATTGTCAGTTCCCAACTGTGGCTGCAGCAGAAGCTCTTTAAGCTCTCTTGTACTTCAGTCATGCTTCCCCTATCCCGAAGGCAAAGGACCAGAATTTAGATTTTCATACTGACTTATTGACTTATCTGACCAAGGGAACCTTGTAGTTATTAATGTTGATGTTGGTTGTTATGTGGATGAAGTTTTTTTCTTTTGGGGGTGTTGTTAGGAAAAAGAACAACGAAATCATATTGTCAGGGTGCAGTAGAAATTTgtcataaaagcttcaaatgaaaatttggtttgaatagttattcttaaaatgttattttagatatttcatcttATTGAAACTTtctttggatatcaaaattttaaataatcatttaattttaaagctatttcaaatagattttcataaaaattatttttgaaatacaactttttaaaaaaattaagattttgactagattttggtcttcaataatgtatgtttatattatagaatgtcaaaattagtgtttcatttagaaaataaaaaataaaaaaattggtaatattttaaaaaacagttttgtaaaatctattttaaaaaatacaaaaaaaaaatcatttttttaagggTCAtgttaacgagtgccccaggggcactggttaaggattccaaatatagaaaatattctttaaataaatcaattatttaaacTTGCAATGCATTGATTACAAGTGTTTTTAAGAAAAACATACCTTTTATTTCTTACAAtagtcaattattttaattttcactacatttaataaaagtgtttaataaacaaaatatatcattttaaacTCTTAACCATTAAGGGACATGCATCACAATaaatcctaattttatttttaaaatacttaaatgaCATTACAAATGTTAGAATTtttattggttgtatgtgtaaaattgttttacactACAGTGCACTATTTTTAAACTCTATTATAAAAACAAATGATGTTATATTGTTTTCACAATTATTAAATGTGcgaaaaaattcaaactataaaacactcataattatttaatatgcattaaatatttttcattactccatccatctcaaattataatatgtttttggacatttcacacaaattaaaaaaacttaattattacttcctccgttttttattataagtcgttttggaaaaatattttatatttaaatataagtcgttttacaattccaatgaataattaatgcctgtttttcctattatatccttaaatatttattattctctctcatttcaattatataaatttatcttccacatgttattaatgaaggataattttgtaaaaaccttcgtaatttctcattttcatacaacaattattatttttcttaatctgtgtgaaaagtctaaaacgacttataataaaaaacggagggagtattttatggaaaaaacaaattatatataactTTACATTAATATCATGGAAAAAATTAGAAATGTTGCATTAGAATTTAGAACAAATTTATTTTACAAAGCATCTTTATAATTGAAGatagataaaatatatttttagaatttaattaaaatacacctataaatataaatatattttattgtcaGTTAATTATAAGCACTAATTTATTAGAGAaacctgatttttattataatcacATGTAAAATAACACAAATGGATTATTGTGATAAATTGATGAAGTAAAAAGTTTTACACAAATGGATTAGTGATAAATTGGAGTAAAAAAATTTGAGAGTGCAtaacaattaattttttattttttaatagtaaaaaatttaaataaaatttattgcatttttaataattttcaaataattcaaagcATACTGTATTTAGCTATTTTAGAAGGATCTATGATCACGCAGTATTACCGTTACTTATTTTCTTCTTGCTATTCCCTCCAATGCCAATTAGTGTTTCAACCAAACCTAAGCAACATGTCAAATCAGCAACAACTCCGCCGTGAATCATCCGAGCAACAACTCCGCCGTGAAGCACCTGAGCAACAACACCGCCACCGTGAAGCACCATCCCCAACCACTATCTGTCCGCATAACCAGGTATCTTTTCCCTTTTCCCTCTCATTCCTTTCCATCATAATCAAAATACTAACTACACAAACTCAATCTTCAAGATGAAATTGCAGGATAAAGACCAATTCGACTCGCCCCAAAC
Encoded proteins:
- the LOC131661016 gene encoding dual specificity protein phosphatase PHS1-like isoform X2; translation: MSNEPQNQDKEQFESEGPSPLTVASRVFNWLQSVRKRTSNYRSSGFPRSSSVPFCVWDRLGKAEMLDIESNSFSWDMLSSLHHTEHTSSNEHSEDEMNRALEMTVNSGGVVFFALFNVVSDDASPKEAAAVIKISSSRMATQSERLGYEFAKWLGVQAPQARVIHNTSTEWLQIREAAEKARDAASCESDVIGETTCSELLEALELSRCLLFMSYVHGSPLLESSSAFESRDSAERTSAALGRVMMLDLVIRNEDRLPCPQLRWRGNPANLLLAEKAIPSNLDTKEESVDLVMNRSRVVGTLQKKKRSTSRSCSHNNEIRSQGSPLSHIRESSDDMCLKSQTSTGSNIVAIDSGVPRRPPAIKRADDQVSYPKLVELVLNSSEFSSCLLHDITGGKLGSPPLEDINLTLDIQGTDVTSIVHEFRCGFRAALRDLQGFHIFLLTLHQKLDNLLRSFNNTISKISLGESEKEDSPSPATGCCLSPTRKERFSNDSHQDFSDSDSQRSAPRALSSSGNRNFCDSASPMSREGCHGKSSKGSLEPLHDSHFTAKLRDFHKFAKVDAESYKELEHWNEMLKSDAIKLCQENNFNSGFFEGSDSNTVVDAYELKIRLEHILERIALISEAANTERPSAITNCLFIGGALSARSIYTMQHLGITHILCLCTNEIGQSDSQFPDLFTYKNFFVCDTENSNISLLFEEACDFIEDVERTGQGILVHCFEGKSRSVTVVLAYLMLRKSFTLLEAWNAMKKVHRRAQPNDGFGKILQELDQKLHGKVSMEWRRRRPTMKVCPICGKNAGLSSSSLKLHLQKSHKRLSSGSVDSAMTMEIQKALTTLNISRGGSVSPTHRLSHSMTD
- the LOC131661016 gene encoding dual specificity protein phosphatase PHS1-like isoform X1 produces the protein MSNEPQNQDKEQFESEGPSPLTVASRVFNWLQSVRKRTSNYRSSGFPRSSSVPFCFGESAEDAEIDMLTDQTEISVWDRLGKAEMLDIESNSFSWDMLSSLHHTEHTSSNEHSEDEMNRALEMTVNSGGVVFFALFNVVSDDASPKEAAAVIKISSSRMATQSERLGYEFAKWLGVQAPQARVIHNTSTEWLQIREAAEKARDAASCESDVIGETTCSELLEALELSRCLLFMSYVHGSPLLESSSAFESRDSAERTSAALGRVMMLDLVIRNEDRLPCPQLRWRGNPANLLLAEKAIPSNLDTKEESVDLVMNRSRVVGTLQKKKRSTSRSCSHNNEIRSQGSPLSHIRESSDDMCLKSQTSTGSNIVAIDSGVPRRPPAIKRADDQVSYPKLVELVLNSSEFSSCLLHDITGGKLGSPPLEDINLTLDIQGTDVTSIVHEFRCGFRAALRDLQGFHIFLLTLHQKLDNLLRSFNNTISKISLGESEKEDSPSPATGCCLSPTRKERFSNDSHQDFSDSDSQRSAPRALSSSGNRNFCDSASPMSREGCHGKSSKGSLEPLHDSHFTAKLRDFHKFAKVDAESYKELEHWNEMLKSDAIKLCQENNFNSGFFEGSDSNTVVDAYELKIRLEHILERIALISEAANTERPSAITNCLFIGGALSARSIYTMQHLGITHILCLCTNEIGQSDSQFPDLFTYKNFFVCDTENSNISLLFEEACDFIEDVERTGQGILVHCFEGKSRSVTVVLAYLMLRKSFTLLEAWNAMKKVHRRAQPNDGFGKILQELDQKLHGKVSMEWRRRRPTMKVCPICGKNAGLSSSSLKLHLQKSHKRLSSGSVDSAMTMEIQKALTTLNISRGGSVSPTHRLSHSMTD